One window of the Solanum stenotomum isolate F172 chromosome 11, ASM1918654v1, whole genome shotgun sequence genome contains the following:
- the LOC125845687 gene encoding uncharacterized protein LOC125845687 has protein sequence MERVRVIQSRLLTAQSRQKSYADRRARPLEFMVGDRVWLRVSPMKGVMRFGKKGKLSPRFIGPYEILERMGEVAYKLALPPSLIAVHPVFHVSMLRKYVLDESHMISVESVELSPDLTFEEEPIAILDRQVRKLRTKDIVSVKVQWRHRSDREATWESEDDMQVRYPQFFEASVCVQEIPNEFRGSNGDLNFGVIVVLQLQ, from the exons ATGGAGCGTGTTCGTGTGATTCAGAGTAGGCTCTTGACTGCCCAGAGTAGGCAGAAGAGCTATGCTGACAGGAGGGCTCGACCCTTAGAGTTCATGGTGGGTGATCGAGTTTGGCTTCGGGTATCGcccatgaaaggtgtgatgagatttgggaagaaggGTAAGCTCAGCCCTAGGTTCATTGGCCCATATGAGATTTTGGAGAGAATGGGAGAGGTGGCTTACAAGTTAGCCTTGCCACCTAGTTTGATAGCcgtgcatccagttttccatgtttctatgctcCGGAAGTATGTTCTGGATGAGTCTCATATGATTTCGGTTGAGTCGGTGGAGTTGAGTCCAGATTTGACATTTGAGGAGGAGCCTATAGCTATTTTGGACAGACAGGTTCGCAAGCTCCGGACCAAGGACATCGTTTCAGTGAAGGTTCAGTGGAGGCATCGATCAGATAGGGAGGCGACTTGGGAGTCCGAGGATGATATGCAGGTCCGATATCCCCAGTTTTTCGAGGCTTCAG tttgtgtgcaAGAGATTCCGAACGAATTCCGAGGGTCCAACGGGGacttaaactttggtgttattGTTGTGCTTCAGCTACAATAG